A window of Candidatus Thorarchaeota archaeon genomic DNA:
TGTACCGCTCCTGGTCGCGTAGACAATCATCTTCACTCCGGGCCGGACTGCAAGCGGCGCTCTTGGCAATATGCCCCCGCAGGCGTTGACGTGCATATTGAGCACGGACCGACGCGAGGCAGACTCTAGCAGCTCAAGAGACCCCTGCAGCCGAGGATTGACTTCCATCAACCAGACCTCACCAGCCCGGTCAACCACAAAGTCAATCCCGTTTGATCCCCTGAGCCGGAGCGCGGAGCACACTTCTTCAC
This region includes:
- a CDS encoding ATP-grasp domain-containing protein — translated: EEVCSALRLRGSNGIDFVVDRAGEVWLMEVNPRLQGSLELLESASRRSVLNMHVNACGGILPRAPLAVRPGVKMIVYATRSGTVSDLRRIPGAIDITPSGSVIRRGDPVCTLITIGDELAEAYARAIERAQYAQPTVSPQYVP